One Aptenodytes patagonicus chromosome 30, bAptPat1.pri.cur, whole genome shotgun sequence DNA window includes the following coding sequences:
- the LOC143171734 gene encoding putative adhesion G protein-coupled receptor E4P — translation MAPTPQNSSTISCQAFDPRPESTCNISILEEAERVCRDPKTPPGATFCAQLQYTQQLLKAACARPTEKHLQTVLKKLQRAVFTDLHSNTAKNTELLLQDTEALVLQMALRGPGSSPQNFNTSTVEAVVEVVRGNCPRTTLVLAVGKETLTISCHEVVSNAQAGERAVAFLVYKNIEELLSNVTELRQERLNSHVVSGTVGKRGVAFNVPFNITLRHHTKLRADEEPRCKSWQVVGTKGDWTPSGCTRVGGDALHSICACTHFSTFAILVAIHPITESFALMVVTYVGMSVSLVCLFLAIITFLLCRSLWSVSVTLHLQLSICLFAANILFLVAVPRTANKLVCAITAGFLHYLFLASFAWMFLEGLHLFLTVRNLRVLNYTSTSHFRKRYIYPVGYGMPAILVAISAIVHHDSYGTKHHCWLSMEGGFIWSFLGPVCVIILVNLLFFLTTLWTLWDKLSSLNADVTALKNTRLMMLKALAHICILGCTWGLGLLQAQGDNIVVSFIFTIVNSLQGAFIFLVHCVLNRQVMEQYRRWFRALRRRARPHEMPSTDIHVTYVTEEERPRSHGTEGCMWEK, via the exons ATggcccccaccccccaaaactccTCCACCATCTCCTGCCAGG CGTTTGACCCCAGACCAGAGTCCACCTGTAACATCTCCATCCTGGAGGAGGCCGAGAGGGTGTGCAGGGACCCCAAG ACCCCGCCGGGGGCCACCTTCTGCGCCCAGCTGCAGTACACCCAGCAGCTCCTGAAGGCTGCCTGCGCCCGGCCCACGGAGAAGCACCTGCAG aCCGTGCTGAAGAAGCTGCAGAGGGCCGTGTTCACGGATCTCCACTCCAACACCGCCAAAAACAccgagctgctgctgcaggacaccGAGGCCCTCGTGCTGCAGATGGCCCTCAGAGGCCCTGGCTCCAGCCCCCAAAACTTCAACACCTCCACCGTGG AAGCCGTGGTGGAGGTGGTACGTGGCAACTGCCCCCGGACCACGCTGGTGCTGGCGGTGGGCAAGGAGACTCTGACCATCAGCTGCCATGAGGTGGTGAGCAATGCCCAGGCAG GTGAGCGTGCGGTGGCCTTCCTCGTCTACAAGAACATAGAAGAGTTGCTGAGCAACGTCACGGAGCTGCGCCAGGAAAGGCTCAACTCCCACGTGGTCAGCGGCACCGTGGGGAAACGCGGCGTCGCCTTCAACGTCCCCTTCAACATCACCCTGCGGCACCACacg AAGCTACGGGCGGACGAGGAGCCGCGCTGCAAGTCCTGGCAGGTGGTGGGCACCAAAGGCGACTGGACTCCTTCGGGCTGCACCCGCGTGGGGGGTGACGCCCTCCACTCCATCTGCGCCTGCACCCACTTCTCCACCTTCGCCATCCTCGTGGCCATCCACCCCATCACG GAGAGCTTCGCGCTGATGGTGGTGACTTACGTGGGGATGTCAGTGTCGCTGGTCTGCCTCTTCCTCGCCATCATCACCTTCCTCCTGTGCCGCTCGCTCTGGAGCGTCAGCGTCACCCTCCACCTGCAGCTCAGCATCTGCCTCTTCGCTGCCAACATCCTCTTCCTCGTGGCCGTGCCCCGCACTGCCAACAAG CTGGTGTGTGCCATCACGGCGGGCTTCCTCCACTACCTCTTCCTCGCCTCCTTCGCCTGGATGTTCCTGGAGGGTTTGCATCTCTTCCTCACCGTCAGGAACCTGCGTGTCCTCAACTATACCAGCACCAGTCACTTCAGGAAAAGATACATCTATCCCGTGGGTTACGGCATGCCGGCCATCTTGGTGGCCATCTCCGCCATCGTCCATCACGACAGCTACGGCACTAAGCACCA cTGCTGGCTGAGCATGGAGGGAGGCTTCATCTGGAGTTTCCTCGGTCCCGTCTGTGTCATCATCCTG GTTAACTTGCTATTTTTTCTCACCACCCTCTGGACTCTATGGGACAAACTCTCCTCCCTCAACGCTGATGTCACGGCCTTAAAAAACACCCG GCTGATGATGTTGAAGGCGCTGGCGCACATCTGTATCCTGGGTTGCACGTGGGGTCTGGGCTTGCTGCAGGCACAGGGGGACAATATAGTGGTGTCCTTCATCTTCACCATCGTCAACAGCCTGCAGGGAGCCTTCATCTTCCTTGTGCACTGCGTCCTCAACCGGCAG GTGATGGAGCAGTACCGGCGCTGGTTTAGGGCGCTGAGGCGACGAGCGCGCCCCCACGAGATGCCCAGCACCGACATACACGTCACCTACGTCACG GAAGAGGAGAGGCCGCGCAGCCACGGCACCGAGGGCTGCATGTGGGAGAAGTGA